A genomic region of Fodinisporobacter ferrooxydans contains the following coding sequences:
- a CDS encoding electron transfer flavoprotein subunit beta/FixA family protein encodes MHIVVCIKQVPDSREIRIDPKTNTLIRQGVPAIVNYYDLHGMEEALRLKDQLGARVTVVSMGPPSAEKSLRQCISLGADEAVLVSDRAFAGADTLATSYVLAKTIEKVAQEMGPVDVVFCGKQTLDGDTGQVGPGIACRLDFEQLTYVEKVQEVNPALRSITVHRHLEDGVEVVQTKLPVLISALKELNKVRRASMPGMLRAAKYKPIVWSTADFPDLDRSKIGLKGSPTIVSKTWVPEPRKVQTQMIEGDLKTIGQTLVANLWTTDLPARLGWEV; translated from the coding sequence ATGCATATTGTTGTATGTATCAAGCAAGTACCGGACAGCCGGGAGATTCGCATTGATCCAAAAACCAACACATTGATTCGCCAAGGTGTTCCTGCCATTGTAAATTATTATGATTTGCATGGCATGGAAGAAGCTTTACGACTCAAAGATCAGCTGGGAGCGCGCGTTACCGTCGTATCCATGGGTCCTCCTTCTGCAGAAAAAAGTTTGCGGCAATGCATATCCCTGGGAGCTGATGAAGCCGTATTGGTCAGTGACCGGGCATTCGCAGGCGCCGACACATTAGCCACATCCTATGTGTTGGCAAAAACGATTGAAAAAGTGGCCCAAGAGATGGGACCTGTGGATGTTGTCTTTTGCGGCAAGCAAACACTTGACGGCGATACCGGACAAGTGGGTCCAGGCATCGCATGCCGACTTGATTTTGAACAGCTTACTTACGTTGAAAAAGTTCAGGAAGTCAATCCTGCCCTCCGAAGCATCACCGTTCATCGCCACCTAGAAGACGGAGTAGAAGTTGTACAAACAAAGCTACCCGTATTAATTTCCGCTTTAAAAGAATTGAACAAAGTCCGCAGAGCCAGTATGCCAGGAATGTTACGAGCAGCAAAATACAAGCCAATCGTATGGTCCACAGCAGATTTTCCCGATTTGGATCGGTCAAAAATCGGCTTGAAGGGTTCACCGACGATTGTCAGTAAAACATGGGTTCCGGAACCTCGCAAAGTGCAGACACAAATGATCGAAGGCGATCTAAAAACGATTGGTCAAACACTTGTCGCAAACCTTTGGACAACTGATTTACCTGCACGCCTTGGATGGGAAGTCTAA
- the sleB gene encoding spore cortex-lytic enzyme, which yields MRYTRKFLLVFVIGLLTFAILPFQPEISQAFTPQVLVRGSQGYDVDELQGRLRYVNYYHGPMDGKFSWETYWAVRNFQRDVHIKVDGIVGPQTKMLLVSRSRNYHAGMYKTVTNAPGAANRQGFVAKRLHNSSPKKPVTADMGTYNGKFSAHDISLLAHCVYSEARGEPFIGQVAVAATVLNRLHSPLFPHTIAGILFQPGAFTSVSDGQFYLTPNASAHKAVMDAIQGLDPTGGALYYFNPATATSKWIWSRPQIKKIGQHIFTR from the coding sequence GTGCGTTATACACGAAAATTTCTGCTTGTATTTGTAATCGGGCTCTTAACATTCGCCATATTGCCGTTTCAACCGGAGATATCACAAGCGTTTACGCCGCAAGTACTCGTTCGCGGCAGCCAAGGCTACGATGTCGATGAATTGCAAGGCCGTTTGCGGTATGTGAATTACTACCATGGGCCAATGGATGGCAAGTTCAGTTGGGAAACGTATTGGGCGGTACGAAATTTTCAAAGGGATGTACATATCAAAGTCGATGGAATTGTTGGGCCGCAAACAAAGATGCTATTGGTCAGCCGTTCACGAAATTATCATGCAGGAATGTATAAAACAGTGACCAATGCACCGGGAGCAGCAAATCGTCAAGGTTTTGTTGCGAAACGTTTGCACAATTCTTCTCCCAAAAAACCTGTGACAGCGGACATGGGTACATACAATGGCAAGTTTTCTGCCCATGATATCTCGCTGTTGGCACATTGTGTGTACTCGGAAGCCCGTGGAGAGCCGTTTATTGGGCAAGTCGCCGTGGCAGCGACCGTTTTAAATCGATTGCACAGTCCGTTGTTTCCACATACAATCGCAGGTATTTTATTTCAGCCGGGAGCGTTTACCTCAGTGAGTGATGGCCAGTTTTATCTGACTCCCAATGCATCTGCGCACAAAGCCGTCATGGATGCGATTCAAGGATTGGATCCAACAGGAGGAGCGTTGTATTACTTTAATCCGGCGACTGCCACATCCAAATGGATTTGGAGCCGCCCGCAAATCAAAAAAATCGGACAGCATATTTTTACCCGTTAA